The Ectothiorhodospiraceae bacterium BW-2 nucleotide sequence ATATGCAGCGACTGGAGATGCGAGCCCCCTATCAGAGTGATGAGAACCATATCTACGATGCGTATGAGATTCTACTTCACGATGTGCTGCTCGGAGAGGCGACCCTCTTCTCCCACGCTGAAGAGGTCGAGAACTCGTGGCGAATGGTCGAGCCGATTATGCAGCACTGGTCACAACACTTCTCTATTAATCGCTATCGAGCGGCGACTTGGGATATTCCCGGTATGGATCAGCTATTAAATGACTGTATTAATGGCTGGTATCGCCCAGTCTAGTTTCAATACTGAGTGTGAGTCTATCGCTATCATGCAACAACGACATAAATATTTTTGGCATATCGCCACCCATCCTACCGACTGGGCGCGGCTTATTGCGACCAAAATGGCTGAGACTGCCCTAGAGGCGATCCGTGCTCGGGGGATCTGCCATCTGGTACTTCCTGGGGGGACGACCCCAAAACCGATCGTCGAAGCGCTACTCGACAGAGAGCTGCCGTGGGAGCGGTTTGAGTTCTATCTGACCGATGAGCGTTGCGTTCGTAAAGGGAGTGCTGAGCGCAATGATCAACTCTTTACCTACATGCTTGAGCAGCAGCCGGCCTTTAGTCCCGACCAGTTCCATCCGATGATGGCGGAGCGGGGGCCAAAAAACGGGGCTGCGGCGATGCGGCGTAAACTCTTTTCAGTGGTACCGTTTGATCTGGTTGTCACCGGTCTAGGGGAGGATGGCCACACCGCCAGCCTCTTTCCTGACGATAGCGCAGCGCTAGAGAGCAAAGATAGTGTGGTGGCGATCTATGATGCCCCTAAACCGCCCCCTAATCGCATCTCTTTGGGGCTATTTCGGCTCCGTAGCGCCCGAGAACGGATCGTGATCGCCCGAGGTGCCGGTAAGCGGGAGATTATTCGCCGCATTCGTGCCGGAGAGCGCTTTCCGGTCACCGAGATTCGACCTAACCACTGGTTTGTTGATCACGAAGCGCTACCGCTGCAGCCGCCAGAGCCGAACCCTAACGACCCGCTAGTTTAAGGCCATCAAAAATAGCATCGAGATCAAAATCTTTCAGCGCTAGCGGATCGTTGCTCTTAAGATCGGCGCTAGCTTGCTGGGTGTGGGGGGTGCGCCTGACCGACTTAAGGTTCAGATGGATCGTTTCGGGGCGAATGCCGTACTCGACTCCCGGCACTGGGCTACTCTCGACCACCGATAGCAGCTTGCTCTTTAGAGTGTTGATATCGTCATCGTTCATGAGCTGACCCTCAGCTAGAAAGTCGGCGAAGCTAGGGTCTCGTTTGGAGGCGGCAAATAGAGTTCGCTGTAGCTGCTCCTCTAGCTCCTTTTCGATGCGGTTAAAGCGAGCGGCGACTCTACGCCCCATATCATCAGCCGAGAGGCGACGCTCAAAGGTGACGGTCACATAGCGCCACTCGTTAGGGGTATAGAAGCAGATGGTGGTCTCTAGCGGTTGAGCCAGTGGTACCCAGTAGGCGATCTGGTTGCCAAATAGCGCCCGAAACGGTAGTTCGTGTGGTAGGCAGGCGCGTTCATTGCGCAAGATGGCGAACCCCTCTTGCAGTTTGGCAGCGATAATTGCTCGTGGTATCGCAGCGACGACCAGCGCGGTGACGGTGGCATGGGCAATCACTACCGCCTGCATCTCGTGGTTGTCGATCCACTCCCCCCCTAGCATCGTTAACAGTAGATAGTCGAGTGTGGCCGCCATGAGTGGCAGAATAAAGTCGATGAGATAGCGCACCTTCTCCGGTATCATAAGCTCGTCACTCCGTTGGTTAGGATGAATTATTTGGGGTACAATGGCCGCCCCGTCCGGAGGTCAAACTGTCAGCCACCGGAGGGGGGAGTATAATCGCCCAAGGGGCAACGAATAAAGAGGGGAGAGTAAGAATGACCGTTAGAGTAAAATTTTTTGCCTCGCTGAGGGAGCAGGTCGGTTGCGAAGGGGCAACGGTAGAGATTGGCGAGAGCGCTACGGTGGCTGATATCTGGTTAATGGCCTCGGGGGGGCGGCCTATGCCGGCTCACACCCTCACTTCGCGCAATCAGGACTACTGCTCGCTGCACGACAGGGTAGAGAGTGGCGATGAGATCGCCTTCTTTCCACCTGTCACCGGAGGGTGATCGCAAAAGTTGAGTTTAATCGAATCGAACAGGGAGTTGTGACCGTGGCCCACCTACCACACTCTGGCGTACAGCGCTGGTTTGACGGCGTGAGAGATCGTACCGATGAGTTTGTTGACCGACTACTAGAGCGGCGTCTGACACTCGGTGTCACCGGCTTTAGTCGTAGCGGCAAATCGACCTTTTTAACTAGTTTTATCCACCAGCTACGCCACTTTCAAAATGCCCAACTAACGGCACTACCACCCGATACCCGTCATCGCCTCATTGGCGTGGAGCTGATCGATGTGAAGGGTAACGGTCTGCCCCGTTTTCCCTATGACCAAGGCATTCGGGCGCTAAGCGACGATCCGCCGCGCTGGCCCGATCCGACCGAGGGGATTAGTACCCTCATGTTGGAGCTGCGCTGCCGCCCCCGTGGCGGGGTGATGTCGGCGTTAGGGCGGCGTTACGAAAGACTCTATATCGAAATTACCGACTACCCGGGCGAGTGGCTGCTCGATCTGCCGTTGTTGGGGGTCGATTATCTGGGGTGGTGCGAGCAGTGTCAGTCGCTCTTTAGTCAGCAGCCACGGCAGACGCTATTGGGCTCGCTCTATGATGATTTGGCTCGACTTGATCCTTTAGCGCCGTTCGATGAGCACGACATTGAGCGCCACTATCGTAGCTATTTGGCCTTCTTAAAGCGCTGTCGGGCGGAGAATCTGAATGTGATTCAGCCCGGGCGCTTTTTGTTGGAGGATAAGACCAGTCGAGAGTCGCTCTTCCCCTTTGTGCCGCTGTTAGAGCTGCACCGCTACGGAGCAGAGGAGTTAGCTCGCGTGCCGAGTCAGAGTCTGCTCGGGGTGATGCAGCAGCGCTATCAACACTACTGTGAGCATTGGGTCAAACCGTTCTATCGCGACCACTTTAGTCGTGTGAGCCGCCATCTAGTGCTGGTCGATGTGCTGCAGGCGCTCAATGGTGGCGAGGGGCATTTGGAGGATATGCAGCTAGGACTCACTCAGGTGCTAGGTAGCTTTGATTATGGCCAAAATAGTCTGATTCGGCGGCTGTTCGCCCCTGTGGTCGAAAAGGTGATCTTTGTCGCCTCCAAAATTGATCAAGTGCTGCCCGATCAGCACGAAAATATTCGGGTGCTAACCGGCACAATGGTACATGAGGCCTACCGTCGCGCTAGCTATGAACAGGTCGAACTCCATACCGAGGCGGTGTCGGCGGTACGGACGACCACCAAAGCCACTCATCAACAGCGGCAGATGTTAATGGGGCAAGTTGAGGGGGGAGTGGCGGGCTATTTAAGCCATCCTGATATTCCGGACCATATCCCCTCCGCAGCAGAGTGGCAGCAGTTTGAGGGGTGGGTGCTGCGACGACTGCTCCCCCCATCAGGATTGAAGCTGCTACAGGGCGGGACGCTGCCGCATATTCGTCTCGATAGTGTTATTCGTGAGCTGATTGGAGATAAACTGTAATGGCTGTCAACCACGATCCTTACTTTATTCCCATCGATAACCAACTGTTGCAGCGACCGGAACCTGTCAGCGGTGACAGTGGGCTGGAGCTACTCTTAACGCCCCGAGGCGAAGAGCCGCTGACCCGATTGGAACCGATGCGCAACCACTTTATAAAACCGCTGCTACTGACGCTGCTACTGACACTGCTCGGCTGGGGCGGGGTGGAGCTCTCTCTCGTGCTCACCTCACTCTATCAATGGAGCCACTATGCGGCTATGGCGGTGATGGGGCTACTGCTGCTACTCACCCTGCTCACCCTGCTCTCTCTTAGTCGCTTTCGGCAACAGGCGCGGGAGCTACAGCAGCTACAGCAGCTCCGAGCGACGGCAACTGAGCTGCGCCAAAGCCGGGGATATGGCGAGGCCACCGCTTATCTAAAAAGGCTCGATAGCTTCTACCACGGCAAGCCGCACTATAGCTATTGGCAGACGACCCTAGCGGAGATGCCCGACTATAACAATAATGTCGAGACGATTAACCATCTTTCGGGTCACTATCTAGCCGAGCTCGATCGCCGCGCCCTAAAGCGGATTAATAGCTACAGTCGCCAAGTCGGGGTGGCGGTGGCGTTAAGCCCCTTGGCGCTGTTTGATGTGCTAATTGCGCTGTGGCGCTCGCTGGTGATGGTCGATGAGGTGGCGCAAATCTATGGGGTACGACCCTCGGCAGTCGGGCGCTACCGCTTAGGTAAAATGATGCTCGGCTATCTGCTTTTTACCAGTATTACCGAACTTTTAGGCGATTTTTGGGAGGAGGCTGTCTCGAATCAGCTACTCGGTACTCTGTCGCCTAAACTGATGCAGGGGGCGAGTGTCGGACTCTATACGCTGATTATCGGTATGCGGGCGATGGAGTTGATGCGCCCGATCCCCTTTAACGATGAGGATCGTCCCAAAGTAGGGAGTCTGTTTAAGCGGCTAGTCGAGTGGCTGCGTGGTCGTCGTGGGAGTAAGGAGGGGGGGAGGTTATGAGAGTCTGTATCGTCTCCGATAGCCACGATAACCGCCCGATGCTGACAGCGGCGGTCGAGGCGTCGATCGCTTGGGGGGCTAAGATGGTGTTCCACTGCGGCGATGTGGTCGCACCGACGGCACTACGACCCCTGCTACCGCTAAAGATTCCGGTGCATGTCATTCACGGTAACAATAGGGGCGATACTTACGCGATGTTTATGCTCAGTCAGGAGCCGGGGAGCCATATCCACTACCACGGCCAAGATGCCGGCTTAGAGATTGCCGGTAAGCGTATCTTTCTCGTTCACTACCCCCACTACGCCGAAGCGTTGGCGCTCACCGGTAAGTGGGATATCGTCTGCTGTGGCCATGATCACCGCGCCAAAATAGAGACTATCGAGCATAGTCGGGGGCAGACGCTGCTGCTTAATCCCGGCACGACAGCCGGTATCGGCCCGAAAGCGAGCTACATTCGGGGTGATTTGGCCACCATGGCGTTTGAGATTATTGAACTTAATCGAGATTAATCGAGCTTACTTGAGCCTATTCACTGTTTGGTGCTTAAATTTAATTTGCATGCAAAGAAAAAAAATCCCGATTTTGACTGGAAATAGAGCCAATTAGGGGGTAAAGTAAGCGCTTATTAATTTGTTAACGAAAGAGTAGGTGGTGTTGTGTCTCAAGGGTGGTCTAAGCGCGTTGCTGAAGCGGTTGCTTTTCGCCATTTGCTCCATAGTCAGCCCGAGTTGACTTGGCAGGAGCATCGCACTGCCGCATTAATCCGCCAACAGTTAACCAAATTGGGCATCGCTTGGCGTCCCTGCGCTACCACAGGCACAGTGGCGACGCTGGCACCTGCCGCCTCAGGGACTCATGTCGCGCTACGGGGCGATATTGATGCCTTACCGCTACAGGAGCAGACCAAGCTCCCCTACCAATCCCAAACCCCCGGGACGATGCACGCCTGTGGCCACGATGGCCATACCGCTACCCTATTGGCGACGGCGATGGGGCTAAAACAGCACGAATCGAGCCTACCGGGGCCGGTATCGCTGCTGTTTCAGCCGGCAGAGGAGGGGGGGCATGGAGCTAAAAAGATGATCGATGAGGGGGCGCTACAGGGGGTTGAGTTGAT carries:
- the pgl gene encoding 6-phosphogluconolactonase, encoding MTVLMAGIAQSSFNTECESIAIMQQRHKYFWHIATHPTDWARLIATKMAETALEAIRARGICHLVLPGGTTPKPIVEALLDRELPWERFEFYLTDERCVRKGSAERNDQLFTYMLEQQPAFSPDQFHPMMAERGPKNGAAAMRRKLFSVVPFDLVVTGLGEDGHTASLFPDDSAALESKDSVVAIYDAPKPPPNRISLGLFRLRSARERIVIARGAGKREIIRRIRAGERFPVTEIRPNHWFVDHEALPLQPPEPNPNDPLV
- a CDS encoding DUF697 domain-containing protein, which translates into the protein MAVNHDPYFIPIDNQLLQRPEPVSGDSGLELLLTPRGEEPLTRLEPMRNHFIKPLLLTLLLTLLGWGGVELSLVLTSLYQWSHYAAMAVMGLLLLLTLLTLLSLSRFRQQARELQQLQQLRATATELRQSRGYGEATAYLKRLDSFYHGKPHYSYWQTTLAEMPDYNNNVETINHLSGHYLAELDRRALKRINSYSRQVGVAVALSPLALFDVLIALWRSLVMVDEVAQIYGVRPSAVGRYRLGKMMLGYLLFTSITELLGDFWEEAVSNQLLGTLSPKLMQGASVGLYTLIIGMRAMELMRPIPFNDEDRPKVGSLFKRLVEWLRGRRGSKEGGRL
- a CDS encoding metallophosphoesterase translates to MRVCIVSDSHDNRPMLTAAVEASIAWGAKMVFHCGDVVAPTALRPLLPLKIPVHVIHGNNRGDTYAMFMLSQEPGSHIHYHGQDAGLEIAGKRIFLVHYPHYAEALALTGKWDIVCCGHDHRAKIETIEHSRGQTLLLNPGTTAGIGPKASYIRGDLATMAFEIIELNRD
- a CDS encoding YcjX family protein, translating into MIAKVEFNRIEQGVVTVAHLPHSGVQRWFDGVRDRTDEFVDRLLERRLTLGVTGFSRSGKSTFLTSFIHQLRHFQNAQLTALPPDTRHRLIGVELIDVKGNGLPRFPYDQGIRALSDDPPRWPDPTEGISTLMLELRCRPRGGVMSALGRRYERLYIEITDYPGEWLLDLPLLGVDYLGWCEQCQSLFSQQPRQTLLGSLYDDLARLDPLAPFDEHDIERHYRSYLAFLKRCRAENLNVIQPGRFLLEDKTSRESLFPFVPLLELHRYGAEELARVPSQSLLGVMQQRYQHYCEHWVKPFYRDHFSRVSRHLVLVDVLQALNGGEGHLEDMQLGLTQVLGSFDYGQNSLIRRLFAPVVEKVIFVASKIDQVLPDQHENIRVLTGTMVHEAYRRASYEQVELHTEAVSAVRTTTKATHQQRQMLMGQVEGGVAGYLSHPDIPDHIPSAAEWQQFEGWVLRRLLPPSGLKLLQGGTLPHIRLDSVIRELIGDKL
- a CDS encoding MoaD/ThiS family protein, whose amino-acid sequence is MTVRVKFFASLREQVGCEGATVEIGESATVADIWLMASGGRPMPAHTLTSRNQDYCSLHDRVESGDEIAFFPPVTGG